In a single window of the Delftia tsuruhatensis genome:
- a CDS encoding Bug family tripartite tricarboxylate transporter substrate binding protein: protein MQALHPTGRRAVLRAAGASMAALALPMAARAATDWPSKPVNLVVPFPAGGGTDAFARPFSAQFAKSAGKTLVIDNRGGAGGTLGASYAAKLAPDGYNFFMGGTHHVIAPSMYPRLDYDLERDFIPLALLASVPQVVVVNPRNVPHKTVQELLADLRRRPGKLNYASAGAGTSHHLAGELFKLQSNTFITHIPYRGAGPALQDLIAGNVDMMFDGLGSSAQHIKSGRIKALMVSGDRRNPAFPDVPCAAESGLPDYTVTTWYGLWAPKGTPATVQAQLIEQVQRIGTAEDIKSTWARNGAEYGGMNQQQFAAMVHSEIARWAQVVKASGAKLE, encoded by the coding sequence ATGCAAGCTTTGCACCCCACGGGGCGGCGCGCGGTGCTGCGCGCGGCCGGGGCATCGATGGCCGCGCTGGCCCTGCCCATGGCGGCCCGCGCCGCGACGGACTGGCCGTCCAAGCCCGTGAACCTGGTCGTGCCGTTTCCGGCCGGCGGCGGCACCGATGCCTTCGCGCGGCCGTTCTCGGCCCAGTTCGCCAAGAGCGCGGGCAAGACCCTGGTGATCGACAACCGCGGCGGCGCGGGCGGCACGCTGGGCGCCAGCTATGCGGCCAAGCTGGCGCCGGATGGCTACAACTTCTTCATGGGCGGCACCCACCATGTGATCGCGCCGTCCATGTACCCGCGCCTGGACTATGACCTGGAGCGCGACTTCATCCCCCTGGCCCTGCTGGCCAGCGTGCCCCAGGTGGTGGTGGTCAACCCGCGCAACGTGCCGCACAAGACCGTCCAGGAACTGCTGGCCGACCTGCGCCGGCGACCGGGCAAGCTCAACTACGCCTCGGCGGGGGCAGGCACCTCCCATCACCTGGCCGGGGAGCTGTTCAAGCTGCAGAGCAATACCTTCATCACCCACATTCCCTACCGGGGCGCGGGCCCGGCGCTGCAGGACCTGATCGCTGGCAACGTGGACATGATGTTCGACGGCCTGGGCTCGTCTGCGCAGCACATCAAGAGCGGGCGCATCAAGGCGCTGATGGTCTCGGGCGATCGGCGCAACCCGGCCTTTCCGGACGTGCCCTGCGCGGCCGAGTCCGGCCTGCCCGACTACACGGTCACGACCTGGTACGGCCTGTGGGCGCCCAAGGGCACGCCTGCGACCGTGCAGGCCCAGCTCATCGAGCAGGTGCAGCGCATCGGCACGGCCGAGGACATCAAGTCCACCTGGGCGCGCAATGGCGCCGAATATGGCGGCATGAACCAGCAGCAGTTCGCGGCCATGGTGCACTCCGAGATCGCGCGCTGGGCCCAGGTGGTCAAGGCCTCGGGCGCCAAGCTCGAATAG
- a CDS encoding malonyl-CoA decarboxylase: protein MGLATDWIARNVSRFRSTDAAAAAAKEGGDGAGAPAPRSMAQRLQATLRRGQEVLSPRELRKLMEDLQAAADASLSDVEGGRHAQQLMDWHGQAEPPARKDFWALIVEQFGPDTEALMAARKRYDAAASDAERGQAEMDLRRALMSPRTRLLQRFAQPQGGMGFLVDLRAELLALPKAEQQRFSALDAELEHLFSTWFDVALLELRRLSWDSPASLIEKLIQYEAVHDIRSWADLKNRLDSDRRCYGFFHPRMPNVPLIFVEVALVDRMSDSIAPLLDETAAASDLGRATTAIFYSISNTQTGLRGVSFGDSLIKHVVETLTGEFPRLRHFATLSPIPGLRAWIARHGDAVLEKMDERQRKALAQKAGGAGAEHLLAALDAPQELKPDAPVRRALLFCAAHYLGRETAKGRPLDPVARFHLGNGARVERLNWAADLSAKGLKQSLGLMVNYLYDLKRLDKHRGLLAQGRIPVSSDIEALCK, encoded by the coding sequence ATGGGTCTGGCTACCGACTGGATTGCCCGCAATGTGTCCCGCTTTCGCAGCACCGATGCCGCGGCGGCGGCGGCCAAGGAGGGGGGCGATGGCGCCGGGGCGCCCGCGCCCCGCAGCATGGCCCAGCGCCTGCAGGCCACCCTGCGGCGCGGCCAGGAGGTGCTGTCCCCGCGCGAGCTGCGCAAGCTCATGGAGGACCTGCAGGCCGCCGCCGACGCATCGCTCAGCGATGTGGAGGGCGGGCGCCATGCGCAGCAGCTGATGGACTGGCATGGCCAGGCCGAGCCGCCGGCGCGCAAGGACTTCTGGGCGCTGATCGTCGAGCAGTTCGGCCCCGACACCGAGGCCCTGATGGCCGCCCGCAAGCGCTATGACGCCGCGGCCAGCGACGCCGAGCGCGGCCAGGCCGAGATGGACCTGCGCCGTGCGCTGATGTCGCCGCGCACGCGGCTGCTGCAGCGCTTTGCCCAGCCCCAGGGCGGCATGGGTTTTCTCGTGGACCTGCGCGCCGAGCTGCTGGCCCTGCCCAAGGCCGAGCAGCAGCGCTTCTCCGCGCTGGACGCGGAGCTGGAGCACCTGTTTTCCACCTGGTTCGACGTGGCGCTGCTGGAGCTGCGCCGCCTGAGCTGGGACTCGCCCGCTTCCCTGATCGAGAAGCTGATCCAGTACGAGGCCGTGCACGACATCCGCAGCTGGGCCGACCTCAAGAACCGGCTGGACAGCGACCGGCGCTGCTACGGGTTCTTCCACCCGCGCATGCCCAATGTGCCGCTGATCTTCGTGGAAGTGGCCCTGGTGGACAGGATGTCCGACAGCATTGCGCCCCTGCTGGACGAGACGGCGGCCGCTTCCGACCTGGGCCGCGCCACCACGGCCATCTTCTATTCCATCAGCAACACCCAGACCGGGCTGCGCGGCGTGAGCTTCGGCGACTCGCTGATCAAGCATGTGGTGGAGACGCTCACGGGCGAATTCCCGCGCCTGCGCCATTTCGCCACGCTGTCGCCCATCCCGGGCCTGCGCGCCTGGATCGCCAGGCATGGCGACGCCGTCCTGGAGAAGATGGACGAGCGCCAGCGCAAGGCGCTGGCGCAGAAGGCCGGTGGCGCGGGAGCCGAGCATCTGCTGGCCGCCCTCGATGCGCCACAGGAGCTCAAGCCGGATGCGCCCGTGCGCCGGGCGCTGCTGTTTTGCGCGGCCCACTACCTGGGGCGCGAGACTGCCAAGGGCCGGCCGCTGGACCCGGTGGCACGCTTTCACCTGGGCAATGGCGCGCGCGTGGAGCGGCTGAACTGGGCGGCCGACCTGTCGGCCAAGGGACTCAAGCAATCGCTGGGGCTGATGGTCAACTACCTGTACGACCTCAAGCGTCTGGACAAGCATCGCGGCCTGCTGGCGCAGGGCCGCATACCGGTGTCCTCGGACATCGAAGCCCTGTGCAAGTGA
- a CDS encoding GntR family transcriptional regulator yields the protein MTRQSMQNAAGGDLPDDGAEGVTRYRQLASVLRHKIFSGEFPLGHQLPTVESLARSFGIARVTVRQAFALLVEEGLISSQRGRGTHVIQSSPVPDERLRAAINDASVDAPGLEIQVLDKRRARSLPAALAWRGQPQERYVLLRKLHLHDGQPFCLIDMYVCEPVFDRFAPGSEKTRKLLHLLREVQGERLGVIHQTLTVEPADFELSRSLAYAFGSPIARMVRTVTDVDGGVLMAGMFWYRGDRFILDVEMPVRLAERYPALAIPDSRR from the coding sequence ATGACAAGGCAGTCCATGCAGAATGCGGCCGGCGGCGACCTGCCCGATGACGGTGCGGAAGGCGTCACGCGCTATCGCCAGCTGGCCAGCGTGCTGCGGCACAAGATCTTCTCGGGGGAGTTCCCGCTGGGGCACCAGTTGCCCACCGTGGAAAGCCTGGCCCGCAGCTTCGGCATCGCCAGGGTCACGGTGCGCCAGGCTTTCGCCCTGCTGGTCGAGGAGGGCCTGATCAGCAGCCAGCGCGGGCGTGGCACCCATGTGATCCAGAGCTCGCCGGTGCCGGACGAGCGCCTGCGCGCGGCGATCAACGATGCTTCGGTCGATGCCCCCGGCCTGGAAATCCAGGTCCTGGACAAGCGCAGGGCCCGGAGCCTGCCTGCCGCGCTGGCATGGCGTGGCCAGCCGCAGGAGCGCTATGTGCTGTTGCGCAAGCTGCACCTGCATGACGGCCAGCCCTTTTGCCTGATCGACATGTATGTGTGCGAGCCGGTGTTCGACCGCTTCGCGCCGGGCAGCGAGAAGACCCGCAAGCTGCTGCACCTGTTGCGCGAGGTGCAGGGCGAGCGCCTGGGCGTCATCCACCAGACCCTGACCGTCGAGCCGGCCGACTTCGAGCTGTCGCGCAGCCTGGCCTACGCCTTCGGCTCGCCCATCGCCAGGATGGTCCGCACCGTCACGGATGTGGATGGAGGCGTGCTGATGGCGGGCATGTTCTGGTACCGAGGGGACCGGTTCATCCTGGATGTGGAGATGCCGGTGCGGCTGGCCGAGCGCTATCCCGCGCTGGCCATTCCCGACAGCCGGCGCTGA
- a CDS encoding acyclic terpene utilization AtuA family protein has product MTEKTIRIGGASGFWGDSSVGAPQLVRQGQVDYLVFDYLAELTMSILAAARLRKPEAGYATDFVGVTMKELLREIAVQGIRVVSNAGGINPQGCADAIAALAAEQGVDIRIAVVEGDDVMPLLPALREAGVRDMQKGRELPAQVLSANAYLGALPIRQALDQGAQIVITGRCVDSAVTLGVLMHAFGWRADDYDRLAQGSLAGHIIECGCQATGGLHTDWDRVPDWAQIGYPVVECHADGRFVVGKPEGTGGLVNTATVGEQVLYEIGDPAAYLLPDVTCDFTQVTLRQLGPDRVEVSGARGRRPGGSYKVSATFAEGYRCNAQITLIGMDAAAKARRTGEAIVARTRALLAQQGLGDYSRTHIEVLGAESCFGPHAATGQVREAVLWLAVTHPDKAALELFARELAAAGTSWSPGTTGVGGRPSPSPSIRQYAFLLDKSALAPSVVMEGVRSRVEIPLGGEAPAPAMDSAAATDPPPAQPGADTVEVPLIRLAYGRSGDKGDISNIGLIARRPQYLPVLRREVTPRRVAQWLAHLVQGPVTRYELPGFEALNFVCESALDGGGMASLRNDALGKGMAQILLSMPVRVPTQVLA; this is encoded by the coding sequence ATGACGGAGAAAACCATACGCATCGGTGGGGCCTCGGGCTTCTGGGGCGACAGCAGCGTGGGCGCGCCCCAGCTGGTGCGCCAGGGACAAGTGGACTACCTGGTGTTCGACTACCTGGCCGAGCTGACCATGTCCATCCTGGCCGCCGCCCGGCTGCGCAAGCCCGAGGCGGGATATGCCACCGACTTCGTCGGCGTCACGATGAAGGAGTTGCTGCGCGAGATCGCCGTCCAGGGCATCCGCGTGGTGAGCAATGCCGGCGGCATCAACCCGCAGGGCTGCGCCGACGCCATCGCGGCGCTGGCGGCCGAGCAGGGCGTGGACATCCGGATCGCCGTGGTCGAGGGTGACGACGTGATGCCGCTGCTGCCCGCGCTGCGCGAGGCCGGCGTGCGCGACATGCAGAAGGGCCGCGAGCTGCCGGCCCAGGTGCTCAGCGCCAATGCCTACCTGGGCGCGCTGCCCATCCGCCAGGCCCTGGACCAGGGCGCGCAGATCGTCATCACGGGCCGTTGCGTGGACAGCGCCGTCACCTTGGGCGTGCTGATGCACGCGTTCGGCTGGCGCGCCGATGACTACGACCGGCTGGCACAGGGCAGCCTGGCAGGCCACATCATCGAGTGCGGCTGCCAGGCCACGGGCGGCCTGCACACCGACTGGGACCGCGTGCCGGACTGGGCGCAGATCGGCTATCCCGTGGTGGAGTGCCATGCCGATGGCCGCTTCGTCGTCGGCAAGCCCGAGGGCACGGGCGGCCTGGTGAACACCGCCACGGTGGGCGAGCAGGTGCTCTACGAGATCGGCGACCCCGCCGCCTACCTGCTGCCGGACGTCACCTGCGACTTCACGCAGGTGACGCTGCGCCAGCTGGGGCCGGACCGGGTGGAGGTCAGCGGCGCGCGCGGGCGCAGGCCGGGCGGCAGCTACAAGGTCAGCGCCACCTTTGCCGAGGGCTACCGCTGCAATGCCCAGATCACCTTGATCGGCATGGACGCCGCCGCCAAGGCCCGGCGCACGGGCGAGGCCATCGTGGCGCGCACCCGCGCGCTGCTGGCGCAGCAGGGCCTGGGCGATTACAGCCGCACGCACATCGAAGTGCTGGGGGCCGAGAGCTGCTTCGGCCCGCACGCCGCGACAGGGCAGGTGCGCGAGGCCGTGCTGTGGTTGGCCGTGACGCACCCGGACAAGGCGGCACTGGAGCTGTTCGCCCGCGAGCTGGCCGCGGCCGGCACCAGCTGGTCGCCCGGCACCACGGGCGTGGGCGGGCGTCCCAGTCCTTCGCCGTCGATCCGCCAGTACGCCTTCCTGCTCGACAAGTCGGCCCTGGCACCCAGCGTGGTCATGGAGGGCGTGCGCAGCCGGGTGGAGATTCCGCTGGGCGGGGAGGCGCCGGCCCCTGCCATGGACAGCGCCGCGGCCACGGACCCGCCGCCCGCGCAGCCCGGCGCGGACACGGTCGAGGTCCCTCTGATCCGTCTGGCCTATGGCCGCAGCGGCGACAAGGGCGACATCTCCAACATCGGCCTGATCGCCCGCCGCCCGCAGTACCTGCCCGTGCTGCGCAGGGAGGTGACGCCCCGGCGCGTGGCGCAGTGGCTGGCCCATCTGGTGCAGGGGCCGGTGACGCGCTATGAGCTGCCCGGCTTCGAGGCGCTGAACTTCGTCTGCGAATCGGCGCTCGATGGTGGCGGCATGGCGTCGCTGCGCAACGATGCGCTGGGCAAGGGCATGGCGCAGATCCTGCTGAGCATGCCGGTACGCGTTCCCACGCAGGTGCTGGCATGA
- a CDS encoding enoyl-CoA hydratase/isomerase family protein — translation MSLTDSVPPELSVRQHEGVLWLTICREERRNAISPGVLQGLSEALARAGRDRSVRAIVLTGAGDKAFCAGADLQSGQSFQFDYSEPTQGLANLLRLARATHVPKIARVNGACMAGGMGLLALCDMAVAAPHARFGLPEVKVGLFPAQVLSVLQDLVGRRMLTELCITGEPIDARQALACGLLNHVDEDLDAGVQALLDRVLDKSPAAVRRGLYLMAQIDSMSFEQSMAFTESQIALFALTEDAAEGQQAFREKRQPRWTGR, via the coding sequence ATGAGCCTGACCGATTCAGTCCCCCCTGAGCTTTCCGTTCGCCAGCACGAGGGTGTGCTCTGGCTCACCATCTGCCGCGAGGAGCGCCGCAATGCCATCAGCCCCGGTGTGCTGCAGGGGCTGAGCGAGGCGCTGGCCCGGGCCGGGCGCGACCGCTCGGTGCGCGCCATCGTGCTGACCGGCGCAGGCGACAAGGCCTTTTGCGCGGGGGCCGACCTACAGAGCGGCCAGTCCTTCCAGTTCGACTATTCCGAGCCCACCCAGGGGCTGGCCAATCTGCTGCGTCTGGCGCGGGCCACGCATGTGCCCAAGATCGCACGCGTCAATGGCGCCTGCATGGCCGGTGGCATGGGGCTGCTGGCCCTGTGCGACATGGCGGTGGCCGCGCCGCATGCACGCTTCGGCCTGCCCGAGGTCAAGGTGGGTCTCTTTCCGGCCCAGGTGCTCAGCGTGCTGCAGGACCTGGTGGGGCGGCGCATGCTGACCGAGCTGTGCATCACCGGCGAGCCCATCGATGCCCGCCAGGCCCTGGCCTGCGGCCTGCTCAACCATGTGGACGAGGACCTGGACGCGGGCGTGCAGGCCCTGCTGGACCGCGTGCTGGACAAATCGCCCGCGGCCGTGCGCCGGGGCCTGTACCTGATGGCGCAGATCGACTCCATGTCCTTCGAGCAGTCCATGGCCTTCACCGAAAGCCAGATCGCGCTGTTCGCCCTCACCGAAGATGCCGCGGAAGGCCAGCAGGCCTTCCGCGAAAAGCGCCAGCCGCGCTGGACCGGCCGTTGA
- the lgt gene encoding prolipoprotein diacylglyceryl transferase codes for MPTMLMYPQIDPVALQIGPLAVHWYGLTYLAAFGLFLWLGTRRLRHPPFVRMQGDRAWSRKDVEDILFLGVLGVVVGGRLGYCLFYKPGYYLGHLLEIFYVWQGGMSFHGGLVGVIASMVWFARSRARSWLEVADFVAPCVPTGLAAGRVGNFINGELWGRFANPELPWAMVFPQSGSMLPRHPSQVYQFLLEGLLLFVLLWLYARKEHKPGQVAAVFLIGYGALRFIAEYFREPDDFLGLLSLGMSMGQWLCVPMVIGGIAMWLWAAKRPAYPGGPA; via the coding sequence ATGCCGACCATGCTGATGTACCCGCAGATCGATCCCGTGGCCCTGCAGATAGGGCCCCTCGCCGTGCACTGGTACGGCCTGACCTATCTGGCCGCCTTCGGCCTGTTCCTGTGGCTGGGCACGCGGCGGCTGCGCCACCCGCCCTTCGTGCGCATGCAGGGCGACCGGGCCTGGAGCCGCAAGGACGTGGAGGACATCCTCTTCCTCGGCGTGCTCGGCGTGGTCGTCGGCGGGCGGCTGGGCTACTGCCTGTTCTACAAGCCGGGCTACTACCTGGGCCATCTGCTGGAGATCTTCTATGTCTGGCAAGGCGGCATGAGCTTTCACGGCGGCCTGGTCGGCGTGATCGCCTCCATGGTCTGGTTCGCGCGCTCGCGTGCCCGCTCCTGGCTGGAAGTGGCCGACTTCGTCGCACCCTGCGTGCCCACGGGGCTGGCGGCCGGGCGCGTCGGCAACTTCATCAATGGCGAGCTGTGGGGCCGTTTCGCCAACCCCGAGCTGCCCTGGGCCATGGTGTTCCCGCAAAGCGGCTCCATGCTGCCGCGCCACCCGTCCCAGGTCTACCAGTTCCTGCTCGAAGGCCTGTTGCTGTTCGTGCTGCTGTGGCTGTATGCGCGCAAGGAGCACAAGCCGGGCCAGGTGGCGGCCGTCTTCCTGATCGGCTATGGCGCGCTGCGCTTCATCGCCGAGTACTTCCGCGAGCCCGATGATTTCCTGGGCCTGCTGTCCCTGGGCATGAGCATGGGCCAGTGGCTGTGCGTGCCCATGGTGATCGGCGGCATCGCCATGTGGCTGTGGGCGGCGAAGCGGCCGGCCTACCCGGGTGGGCCCGCCTGA
- a CDS encoding histidine phosphatase family protein codes for MHPPSSPTLHRPVELTVVRHGETEWSRQGRHAGLTDLALTEAGRAGARALGTRLAAHGPYERVVSSPLQRARQTAELLALGPVGTDGRLVERDYGDYEGLTTAEIRARVPGWHVWTDPVPHGEALDTMALRVDGFLQELLQSPQHRVLVVAHAHLIRLMAARWLGLEPRQAALFRLDTLGVARLGWERERPVLLGWNA; via the coding sequence ATGCATCCCCCTTCCTCCCCCACTCTCCACCGGCCCGTTGAGCTGACGGTGGTGCGCCATGGCGAAACCGAATGGAGCCGCCAGGGCCGCCACGCGGGACTGACGGACCTGGCACTGACCGAGGCCGGCCGTGCCGGCGCCCGCGCACTGGGGACCAGGCTCGCGGCCCACGGCCCGTACGAGCGCGTCGTGTCCAGCCCCCTGCAACGCGCCCGCCAGACGGCCGAACTTCTGGCGCTGGGCCCCGTCGGGACGGATGGGCGGCTGGTCGAGCGCGACTACGGCGACTATGAAGGACTGACCACGGCCGAGATCCGCGCCCGTGTACCGGGCTGGCATGTCTGGACCGATCCCGTGCCCCATGGCGAAGCGCTGGATACCATGGCACTGCGGGTCGATGGTTTTCTCCAGGAGCTGCTGCAGTCGCCGCAGCACCGTGTGCTGGTGGTTGCCCATGCGCATCTGATCCGGCTGATGGCCGCGCGATGGCTGGGCCTGGAGCCTCGGCAGGCAGCCCTGTTCAGGCTGGACACGCTGGGCGTGGCGCGCCTGGGCTGGGAGCGCGAGCGCCCCGTGCTGCTGGGCTGGAACGCGTGA
- a CDS encoding HAD family hydrolase, which produces MATPALLWDFDGTLVDTGALWRQSEYDFLAARGLPWNDAASERLLGGNLELAAEVMAEVTGARFTVEELRQGMGEAVRAALSRQVPWMPGVPRLLRAQGLHGLRCALVTSSYASIVRTALDPLPHCPFQAMVTREDVSLPKPAPQPYLLALERLGVPAAHALAIEDSPSGVASARAAGCHVLAVGPQLQALARRHVGDRRLAQVDSLAHMGLDDLLALFPGLPRLPPRPAG; this is translated from the coding sequence ATGGCCACGCCGGCGCTGCTGTGGGATTTCGATGGCACGCTGGTCGACACCGGCGCCCTGTGGCGGCAAAGCGAATACGACTTTCTCGCGGCGCGCGGCCTGCCCTGGAACGACGCGGCCAGCGAACGGCTGCTGGGCGGCAACCTGGAGCTGGCCGCCGAGGTGATGGCCGAGGTGACCGGTGCACGCTTCACGGTCGAGGAACTGCGCCAGGGCATGGGCGAAGCCGTGCGTGCCGCGCTCTCGCGCCAGGTGCCCTGGATGCCCGGCGTGCCCCGACTGCTGCGGGCGCAGGGCCTGCACGGCCTGCGCTGCGCGCTGGTCACCTCGTCCTATGCATCCATCGTGCGCACGGCCCTGGATCCCCTGCCCCATTGCCCCTTCCAGGCCATGGTCACGCGCGAAGACGTCTCGCTGCCCAAGCCGGCCCCGCAACCCTATCTGCTGGCCCTGGAGCGCCTGGGCGTGCCTGCCGCCCACGCCCTGGCCATCGAGGATTCGCCCTCCGGCGTGGCGTCGGCACGCGCGGCCGGATGCCATGTGCTGGCCGTGGGCCCGCAGCTGCAGGCCCTGGCCCGGCGCCACGTGGGCGACAGGCGGCTGGCACAGGTCGACAGCCTGGCGCACATGGGCCTCGACGATCTGCTGGCGCTTTTTCCCGGCCTGCCGCGCCTGCCGCCCCGACCCGCCGGCTGA
- a CDS encoding MarR family winged helix-turn-helix transcriptional regulator produces MDSIPESAIDQSRLLRYLGYRLTRTEIHIHKLFARRVAGFDLKPSEFSILVLLDSNPGIYLRQLGEALDISPSNLVPVVERLVQRGLILRQPDPRDRRLQQLHLTEEGRALQDLAGSEVSRLEQEMEQLLTPAERRHLFAALDKLSSAPRGD; encoded by the coding sequence ATGGACAGCATCCCCGAATCCGCGATCGATCAGTCGCGCCTGCTGCGCTACCTCGGCTACCGGCTCACGCGCACCGAGATCCACATCCACAAGCTGTTCGCGCGGCGCGTGGCCGGCTTCGATCTCAAGCCCAGCGAGTTCTCCATCCTCGTGCTGCTGGACAGCAACCCGGGCATCTACCTGCGCCAGCTGGGCGAGGCGCTGGACATCTCTCCCTCCAACCTGGTGCCGGTGGTCGAACGCCTGGTGCAGCGCGGCCTGATCCTGCGCCAGCCCGATCCGCGTGACCGGCGACTGCAGCAGTTGCATCTCACCGAAGAGGGCCGTGCGCTGCAAGACCTGGCCGGCAGCGAAGTGTCGCGGCTGGAGCAGGAGATGGAGCAGTTGCTGACGCCGGCCGAAAGACGCCATCTGTTCGCTGCGCTGGACAAGCTGTCTTCGGCGCCCCGAGGCGATTGA